A section of the Mesobacillus jeotgali genome encodes:
- a CDS encoding sensor domain-containing protein — translation MYIFDIKTIALTVVFLIISSIMAVEFSRQIKKDTDRKKRRIALYSLILAFMFLLTHLFVIISAGVPFFTGNLYQFFMLFFVICSFGAYAALSLAQRDLANTQEYIFTSLLIAASTLAAEYTAFYIIFRDAIEFQGLLTILSSLMVMVTSFLLLRFLMQITNEDIYEFVKKYKYMGSIFGGMALGGIPYIVLSSMMPLTEGAGIHSFLAPFIYMALANLLFMLIPDLFGEKLIMKNVQSHLSLFSHNPDSVFRVDLQGYIRNVNKEAVELTGYSATELTGLHFIDLIGNSEEENKIRKYYRKVLSGETKVIETTLKKADSTFAEVRITAVRIIVKNTTVGVFGILRDITEQKNADEMIEYLAYHDELTNLPNRRNLEKVMAGLFIKDEVFSLIYLDFDRFKRINDTFGHSFGDKILVQIGRELAKIVPENCLVSRIGGDEFAILVTQGNKPEAMAANIIKAFQTPIFAEGMEFLITASIGVAHFPDDTNDLELLLKYADMAMYKAKENGTNHFQFFDQSMVDQDVNKFELENELRNAINNDSLNVFYQPKYNTFTNQITGAEALARWKHHRHGMIPPGVFIPIAEEANLIVPLERMIIRKVFRQLVTWMEQGYKVPRTSINISIIHFYQEDFVNFMQYSLKEYDLVGELIEIEVTESIMIKKEDSINEQLQALREIGIEVSIDDFGTGYSSLSYLSKLSVDRLKIDQSFVSHSQENREIISTIVSMATNLKLKVIAEGVETESQIDLLKSLGCQEVQGYFYSPPLPSNEYEIMMNRELLAN, via the coding sequence ATGTACATATTTGACATTAAAACAATTGCTTTGACAGTTGTATTTTTAATCATATCGTCAATAATGGCGGTTGAATTCAGCAGACAAATCAAAAAAGACACAGACAGGAAAAAGCGAAGAATAGCCCTATATTCACTGATACTGGCATTTATGTTTTTACTGACGCATTTATTTGTGATTATATCAGCTGGAGTCCCCTTCTTTACGGGCAATCTTTATCAATTCTTTATGTTGTTCTTCGTCATCTGCTCATTTGGAGCATATGCAGCATTAAGCCTTGCACAAAGAGACCTTGCGAATACACAGGAGTACATTTTTACAAGTTTGCTGATTGCCGCCAGTACCTTGGCGGCAGAATATACAGCATTCTATATTATCTTTAGGGATGCAATTGAGTTTCAGGGGCTTTTAACCATCTTATCCTCTTTAATGGTGATGGTCACCTCATTTTTGTTACTCAGATTCTTGATGCAGATTACAAATGAGGATATCTATGAGTTTGTAAAGAAGTATAAGTATATGGGCAGCATCTTTGGAGGTATGGCACTCGGGGGCATCCCTTATATCGTGCTGTCTTCTATGATGCCTTTAACGGAAGGAGCAGGAATCCATTCCTTTTTGGCTCCATTCATTTATATGGCCCTCGCTAATTTGCTATTTATGCTCATCCCAGATCTCTTTGGCGAAAAATTAATCATGAAAAATGTTCAGTCCCATTTATCCTTGTTCAGCCACAATCCCGATTCCGTATTCAGGGTTGATCTGCAGGGATATATTCGCAATGTTAATAAAGAGGCAGTTGAACTCACTGGCTATAGTGCAACAGAATTGACGGGCCTCCATTTTATCGATTTGATTGGCAACAGTGAGGAAGAGAATAAAATCAGGAAATATTACCGGAAAGTGCTGAGCGGTGAAACGAAGGTAATTGAGACAACTTTGAAAAAGGCAGATTCAACCTTCGCGGAGGTGAGGATTACTGCCGTCAGGATCATCGTTAAAAATACTACGGTTGGTGTTTTTGGAATTTTAAGGGACATCACTGAACAGAAAAATGCAGATGAAATGATTGAGTATCTGGCCTATCATGATGAACTCACCAATCTGCCAAACAGGAGAAATCTAGAGAAAGTGATGGCAGGATTGTTCATTAAGGATGAGGTATTCTCCTTGATTTATCTTGATTTTGACCGGTTTAAAAGAATCAATGATACGTTTGGCCACTCGTTCGGAGATAAAATTTTGGTGCAAATAGGGCGTGAACTTGCAAAGATTGTCCCGGAAAATTGTCTGGTTTCCAGAATTGGCGGGGATGAATTCGCGATTCTTGTTACTCAAGGAAATAAGCCAGAAGCTATGGCCGCTAATATTATCAAGGCATTCCAGACGCCTATTTTTGCGGAGGGTATGGAGTTCCTGATTACGGCAAGTATAGGCGTTGCCCACTTTCCGGATGATACTAACGATCTTGAACTGTTGCTGAAATACGCAGACATGGCTATGTATAAAGCAAAAGAAAATGGCACCAATCATTTTCAGTTTTTTGACCAAAGTATGGTCGACCAGGATGTGAATAAATTCGAACTCGAGAATGAATTGAGGAATGCAATCAATAATGATTCACTCAATGTTTTTTACCAGCCAAAGTACAATACTTTCACAAATCAAATAACCGGAGCCGAGGCATTAGCAAGATGGAAGCATCATCGACATGGAATGATTCCTCCTGGAGTATTCATCCCGATTGCGGAGGAGGCCAATTTAATCGTTCCGCTCGAAAGGATGATCATCAGGAAGGTTTTCCGGCAGTTAGTCACCTGGATGGAACAGGGGTACAAGGTTCCGCGTACATCCATCAATATATCGATCATCCATTTTTACCAGGAGGATTTCGTGAATTTCATGCAGTACTCCCTTAAGGAGTATGACTTAGTTGGCGAACTGATTGAAATTGAAGTAACCGAAAGCATTATGATTAAAAAGGAAGACAGTATCAATGAACAGCTGCAGGCACTCAGGGAAATTGGTATAGAAGTGAGCATCGATGATTTTGGAACAGGGTACAGTTCATTGAGCTATTTGAGCAAGCTTTCAGTCGACCGTTTAAAAATCGATCAAAGCTTCGTTTCGCATTCACAGGAAAATCGTGAAATAATTTCAACTATCGTTTCTATGGCAACGAACCTGAAACTGAAGGTTATTGCAGAAGGGGTTGAGACAGAATCTCAGATTGACCTTCTTAAATCGCTGGGCTGTCAGGAAGTGCAGGGCTACTTCTATTCGCCGCCCTTGCCATCAAATGAATATGAAATCATGATGAATAGGGAGCTGCTTGCGAATTAA
- the sugE gene encoding quaternary ammonium compound efflux SMR transporter SugE has translation MAWIFLLIAGIFEIVWAIGLKYTEGFTKAVPSLITIAGMGISFYFLSMAVKTLPIGTAYAIWTGIGAAGAVILGMVLFGEPRNLLRLMFVAFILIGIIGLKATSGSN, from the coding sequence ATGGCTTGGATATTTTTGCTGATAGCAGGAATCTTTGAAATTGTATGGGCAATTGGCCTGAAGTATACAGAAGGTTTTACCAAAGCAGTCCCATCGTTAATTACGATTGCAGGAATGGGCATAAGCTTTTATTTTTTATCGATGGCAGTAAAAACACTTCCGATTGGCACAGCTTATGCGATATGGACTGGGATTGGAGCGGCAGGTGCTGTGATCCTTGGCATGGTCCTGTTTGGTGAGCCCCGCAATTTACTACGGCTTATGTTTGTGGCATTTATTTTAATCGGAATCATTGGCCTGAAGGCTACATCAGGCAGCAATTGA
- a CDS encoding TIGR04190 family B12-binding domain/radical SAM domain protein: protein MKYDLVLLHAPSVYDFRKSALLAGPISDVVPSSPVFEMYPIGLTSIAEYLERQGMRVKIINVANRMLMDEGFDVEKKLKKIKTRAFGIDLHWLPHAHGSIELAKIVKNIHPETPMIFGGLSATYYHKELIEYPCIDFVMRGDSTEKSMLLLINHLKSGTHHLGGIPNLTWKEGDTPVYNPLSHVPDSLDEFDIPGYRYTIKSVFKYKNFLDPLPYNGWLQYPNTAILTAKGCTQGCLICGGSKQSYKDNCNRKVLAKRSPAKLIEDILFIQRFSRAPIFILHDIRQAGKEYVDEFFERLSKIKLKNELVFELFQYANEEFFEKIEKAVPNFSIELTLETHDEKIRRYNGKFNCTNAKVIETLQHALKHSCKKIDIFFMVGIPHQDYQSALENVNFCEEIHNACHGDKRLSYFVAPLAPFLDPASPAFENPEKYGYKRFCHTIEDHRKAITQPSWKYMLSFETDYMTRDEIVKSTYESAKNLNAFKLKHELVDKKTHDEVNEKIARSLEYIEKIDQIIALPDEEKSRQLALLSKEMEEVNKYSICGKHELKWEVKKHYANIFSLTAIGIELLAEDIWINVKQRFNAYNKRISEASKSRT, encoded by the coding sequence TTGAAATATGATTTAGTCCTTCTCCATGCACCCAGTGTATATGATTTCAGGAAAAGTGCTTTGCTGGCTGGCCCTATCAGTGATGTTGTACCGTCATCTCCTGTATTTGAAATGTATCCTATTGGGCTGACGAGTATTGCAGAGTATCTGGAACGGCAGGGTATGCGTGTCAAAATCATTAATGTCGCCAACCGAATGCTGATGGATGAGGGTTTTGATGTGGAAAAGAAGCTGAAAAAAATTAAAACACGTGCTTTTGGCATTGATCTGCACTGGCTTCCCCATGCTCACGGAAGTATTGAACTGGCAAAAATAGTGAAAAATATCCATCCTGAAACTCCGATGATTTTTGGAGGTCTTTCTGCCACCTATTACCATAAAGAATTAATTGAGTATCCATGCATCGACTTTGTTATGCGGGGTGATTCGACGGAAAAATCAATGCTCCTTTTAATCAATCATTTGAAAAGTGGAACTCATCATCTGGGCGGAATCCCAAACCTTACATGGAAGGAAGGAGACACTCCGGTTTACAATCCATTAAGCCATGTCCCTGACAGTCTCGATGAATTCGATATCCCTGGTTATCGATATACGATTAAATCGGTATTCAAGTATAAAAACTTCCTCGACCCACTGCCATATAACGGCTGGCTCCAATATCCGAATACTGCCATACTGACAGCGAAGGGTTGTACTCAGGGCTGCTTGATTTGCGGAGGGTCAAAGCAATCATACAAGGATAACTGCAACCGTAAAGTCCTGGCTAAACGCTCGCCTGCGAAACTGATAGAGGATATCCTTTTCATTCAGCGCTTCAGCAGGGCGCCAATCTTCATTCTTCATGATATCCGGCAGGCTGGCAAGGAGTATGTGGATGAGTTTTTTGAACGGCTCAGCAAAATCAAACTTAAGAACGAATTGGTTTTTGAATTATTCCAATATGCGAACGAAGAGTTTTTTGAAAAAATCGAGAAAGCCGTGCCTAATTTCAGCATTGAACTGACCCTGGAAACACATGATGAGAAAATTCGCCGTTATAATGGGAAATTTAATTGCACAAATGCGAAAGTAATAGAAACACTTCAGCATGCATTGAAGCATAGCTGTAAAAAGATAGATATATTCTTCATGGTTGGTATCCCTCATCAGGATTATCAAAGTGCTCTCGAAAATGTCAATTTTTGCGAAGAGATCCATAATGCCTGCCATGGGGATAAACGATTATCCTATTTTGTCGCTCCGCTTGCGCCGTTCCTGGACCCGGCAAGCCCAGCTTTTGAAAATCCTGAAAAATATGGCTATAAAAGGTTCTGCCACACAATCGAAGATCATAGAAAGGCAATCACACAGCCATCATGGAAATATATGCTCAGCTTCGAAACAGATTACATGACCAGGGATGAAATCGTTAAGTCCACCTATGAATCTGCAAAGAACCTGAATGCTTTTAAACTGAAGCATGAGCTTGTAGATAAGAAGACTCATGACGAAGTGAATGAGAAGATTGCCAGATCGCTTGAATATATTGAAAAAATCGACCAGATCATCGCGTTGCCCGATGAAGAGAAGAGTCGCCAACTGGCATTGCTCAGCAAGGAGATGGAGGAGGTCAATAAATACAGTATATGCGGAAAGCATGAGCTCAAATGGGAAGTGAAAAAGCACTATGCAAATATATTCTCGCTGACCGCGATAGGTATTGAATTATTGGCTGAAGATATATGGATCAATGTCAAACAGCGTTTCAATGCTTATAATAAACGAATTTCAGAAGCCTCAAAAAGCAGAACATAA
- a CDS encoding cation diffusion facilitator family transporter, protein MIEFLKRGNKSSGIAALGNTFLAIIKGIAAVISGSGTMLATTLHSVADALNQFFVFIGSAISEKEATKRFPTGFGRVVNLFVLVAVIIISIMAYETVIKGWELIQHPKASSNMWLNILIMTVAVLVDGGILVKAMKEIAHETRSKAAGFGIVPNAFKNVSLASPPTRLVFYEDLIATFGALLALVSIVMAHVTGFYLLDGIGTLLIGILLIGIALKIGYENTVGLIGVAAPKVVEDRIADLILSDPDVIDINTLRIVQEGRQYHVESYIELRKGLTLADADDIKFRVTDKVLTDPDVDDVVMGIIEADDVQTWKV, encoded by the coding sequence ATGATAGAATTTTTAAAAAGAGGAAACAAGTCTTCTGGGATTGCAGCACTTGGGAATACGTTCCTTGCAATAATCAAGGGAATTGCGGCAGTTATTAGCGGAAGCGGTACAATGCTGGCGACGACACTTCATTCGGTTGCTGATGCGCTGAATCAATTCTTTGTATTCATTGGCAGTGCGATTTCGGAAAAGGAAGCCACCAAACGATTCCCGACAGGGTTCGGAAGGGTTGTTAATTTATTCGTCCTTGTTGCCGTCATTATCATTTCGATCATGGCATACGAAACAGTCATCAAAGGATGGGAGCTGATCCAGCATCCAAAAGCCTCGTCAAATATGTGGCTGAATATCTTGATCATGACAGTTGCGGTGCTAGTCGATGGCGGCATACTGGTCAAGGCTATGAAAGAGATTGCACATGAAACCAGAAGCAAAGCAGCAGGCTTCGGAATCGTGCCTAATGCATTTAAAAATGTCAGTCTTGCATCACCCCCGACCAGGCTGGTTTTCTATGAAGATTTGATTGCGACCTTTGGGGCACTCTTAGCATTAGTTTCGATTGTGATGGCCCATGTAACGGGTTTTTATTTGCTCGATGGGATTGGAACCTTGCTAATTGGCATCCTGCTGATTGGAATTGCATTGAAAATCGGCTATGAAAACACGGTTGGCCTGATTGGAGTCGCGGCACCTAAGGTTGTGGAAGACCGGATTGCAGACCTAATCCTGTCTGATCCAGATGTAATTGATATAAATACATTAAGGATTGTCCAGGAGGGCAGGCAGTACCATGTTGAAAGCTATATAGAGCTCCGTAAAGGGCTGACATTGGCAGATGCTGATGACATTAAGTTCAGGGTCACGGATAAGGTACTGACAGATCCAGACGTAGACGACGTGGTCATGGGAATCATCGAAGCTGATGACGTCCAGACATGGAAAGTTTAA
- a CDS encoding hemolysin family protein, which yields MDIFNLVWIAILIALTAFFVVSEFAIVKVRSSRIDQLIEEGSKKAILAKRVISNLDEYLSACQLGITITALAIGWLGEPAIAGLLKPLFISLDVSESLGHILSVGIAFATITFLHVVVGELAPKTLAIQKAEWVSLNTAGPLILFYKIMYPFIWLLNGSARLAVGLFGLKPASENELAHSEEELRIILSESFKSGEINQSEFKYVNKIFEFDNRIAKEIMVPRTEIISLSLEDSLETFLQIVKEEKFTRYPVIDGDKDHIVGLVNIKEVMTDLIHDQGKNKKAIDSYIRPIIRVIDSVPIHDLLVKMQKERIHMAILMDEYGGTSGLVTVEDILEEIVGEIRDEFDMDEVPMIRKIKDSHYLIDAKLLVSEVNDLLALDINDEDVDTIGGWMLTENYEVKQGDVVSFGTYHFKIIEMEEHHIKYIEVTKQPEQEKAAESFFINKTEVVS from the coding sequence TTGGACATATTTAACTTGGTTTGGATAGCCATTTTAATTGCTTTAACGGCATTTTTTGTCGTTTCAGAATTTGCGATTGTTAAAGTGAGAAGTTCCAGAATCGATCAATTAATAGAAGAAGGCAGCAAAAAGGCTATACTGGCAAAAAGAGTGATTTCCAATCTGGATGAGTATCTTTCAGCCTGCCAACTGGGAATCACGATTACTGCGCTTGCTATCGGCTGGCTTGGAGAACCGGCAATTGCCGGATTGCTGAAACCGCTGTTCATCAGTCTGGATGTCTCAGAATCTTTGGGCCATATCCTGTCTGTTGGGATAGCCTTTGCGACGATCACATTTCTTCATGTCGTAGTCGGCGAATTGGCTCCTAAGACATTGGCAATCCAAAAAGCTGAATGGGTTTCCTTGAATACAGCTGGACCGTTGATCCTGTTTTACAAGATCATGTATCCATTCATCTGGCTGTTAAATGGATCTGCCCGCCTTGCTGTTGGGCTTTTCGGACTAAAGCCTGCCTCTGAAAATGAATTGGCTCATTCTGAAGAAGAACTTCGCATCATTCTTTCTGAAAGCTTTAAAAGTGGTGAAATCAACCAGTCAGAGTTTAAGTATGTAAATAAAATCTTCGAATTCGACAACCGGATCGCCAAGGAAATCATGGTGCCCCGTACTGAAATCATTTCGCTGTCATTGGAAGATTCTCTGGAGACTTTCCTCCAGATTGTCAAGGAAGAGAAATTCACCCGCTATCCTGTCATTGATGGCGATAAGGACCATATTGTTGGACTCGTCAATATCAAAGAGGTGATGACTGATCTGATCCATGATCAGGGTAAGAATAAAAAAGCGATAGATTCATATATTCGCCCCATCATCCGGGTCATCGACAGCGTCCCAATCCACGATTTGCTGGTCAAGATGCAAAAAGAACGCATACACATGGCGATTTTGATGGATGAATATGGAGGTACTTCAGGATTGGTGACAGTCGAAGATATTCTTGAAGAAATTGTTGGGGAAATTCGTGATGAATTCGATATGGATGAAGTACCGATGATTCGTAAAATCAAAGACAGCCATTATCTGATTGATGCGAAGCTGCTTGTCAGTGAGGTAAATGACCTCCTTGCGCTGGATATTAATGATGAGGACGTTGATACCATAGGCGGCTGGATGCTCACCGAAAACTACGAAGTTAAACAGGGTGATGTGGTCAGCTTCGGAACGTACCATTTCAAAATCATTGAGATGGAAGAGCATCACATCAAATATATCGAAGTGACAAAACAACCAGAACAAGAGAAGGCAGCTGAGAGTTTTTTTATAAATAAAACCGAAGTAGTTTCATAA
- a CDS encoding ATP-binding protein, whose amino-acid sequence MINLLSSLESKLHNYEKTNEKIWVEPSMDFICKRTPDGLIKYVTPTVQSMLGYAPDEIIGKLYTLFVHAEDYKRIAEIAMPHGEEVCCLTYRIKRKDGVYIWVNSQISVSRHPESDEPLEFISVTTDVSAKIKAEHFILEYEKLNVVGQLAAGIAHEIKNPLTSLKGFIQLMKAGQELNHGYLSIMEEEIKRIESVSKELMLMAKPHKSDFKSYDINDLVDHAITLLMAEAAKKCIEITRRSTLEDGMFLCDGNKIKQVLVNLLMNAVDAMELPGEVTVVISKSGDELTIVVADTGKGIPQEDLDKIGKPFFTTKENGNGLGLMICYKIIEEHNGKINVKSSSKGTTFTIKLPVQRVACQRLLK is encoded by the coding sequence ATGATTAATCTTTTATCCAGTTTGGAAAGTAAATTGCATAATTACGAGAAAACCAATGAGAAGATATGGGTGGAGCCATCCATGGATTTTATTTGCAAAAGAACACCAGATGGTCTTATTAAGTATGTTACACCGACCGTTCAATCTATGCTCGGTTATGCCCCGGATGAAATAATTGGAAAACTGTACACTTTATTTGTCCATGCAGAAGATTATAAAAGGATAGCCGAAATCGCCATGCCTCATGGGGAAGAAGTATGCTGTCTTACGTACCGCATAAAGCGTAAAGATGGGGTATATATCTGGGTGAACTCTCAGATCTCAGTTTCACGCCATCCTGAGAGTGATGAGCCGCTGGAGTTTATTTCGGTCACAACAGACGTTTCGGCAAAAATTAAAGCCGAGCATTTCATCCTGGAATATGAAAAATTAAATGTTGTGGGCCAGCTTGCAGCAGGAATCGCCCATGAAATCAAAAATCCTTTAACGAGCCTTAAGGGATTCATTCAGCTAATGAAGGCCGGACAGGAATTGAACCACGGCTATTTATCAATTATGGAAGAAGAAATCAAACGAATAGAATCTGTCTCGAAGGAGCTTATGCTGATGGCGAAGCCCCACAAATCCGACTTTAAATCCTATGACATAAATGATTTGGTCGATCATGCCATAACCCTCCTGATGGCCGAAGCAGCCAAGAAGTGTATTGAAATTACCAGGCGTTCTACACTGGAGGATGGGATGTTTCTTTGTGATGGAAACAAAATCAAGCAGGTACTGGTCAATTTGCTTATGAACGCGGTTGATGCAATGGAATTGCCGGGTGAAGTAACAGTCGTGATTTCAAAATCAGGGGATGAGTTGACCATTGTAGTTGCTGACACAGGTAAAGGAATCCCGCAGGAGGACCTTGATAAAATCGGCAAACCATTTTTCACGACGAAAGAAAATGGGAATGGCCTGGGACTGATGATATGCTATAAAATTATTGAAGAGCATAATGGCAAGATTAATGTAAAATCGAGTTCAAAGGGGACGACCTTCACAATCAAGCTTCCGGTCCAACGAGTTGCCTGCCAACGCTTATTAAAGTAA
- a CDS encoding GNAT family N-acetyltransferase — MNYLRIDPELSINLFGTREAEELFWLLNLNRSYLRKWLPWVDGIQSPQQIFSVIQMWEKNSQEGSSFHFGIRFRGVLAGSISLHAIDWTNSQASIGYYIGEKWQGRGITLRTVKAVINHAFYGHGLNRLEIRCGKDNQKSKAIPVKLGFRQEGIIRDGEYLNGNFHDLIVYGLLAREWNIRAFAL; from the coding sequence ATGAATTATTTAAGAATAGATCCGGAACTCAGCATTAATTTATTTGGAACACGCGAAGCCGAGGAACTGTTCTGGTTATTGAATTTAAACCGAAGCTATCTGCGAAAATGGCTTCCATGGGTTGATGGGATTCAGTCGCCGCAACAAATTTTTTCTGTGATACAAATGTGGGAGAAGAATTCTCAAGAAGGCAGCAGTTTTCACTTTGGAATACGCTTTAGAGGAGTTCTCGCTGGAAGCATCAGCCTTCATGCTATCGACTGGACTAACTCACAGGCAAGCATTGGCTACTATATAGGGGAAAAATGGCAAGGAAGGGGCATTACGCTGAGGACCGTAAAGGCTGTTATAAACCATGCTTTTTACGGACATGGACTGAACAGACTTGAAATAAGGTGCGGGAAGGACAATCAAAAAAGCAAAGCGATACCTGTCAAGCTTGGTTTTCGTCAGGAAGGAATTATACGAGATGGAGAATACCTGAATGGGAACTTTCACGATCTAATTGTATACGGACTTCTTGCAAGAGAGTGGAATATCAGAGCATTTGCTCTTTGA